The segment CTGGATAAAAATAATTGGTCCCAACAagctattattattttgtttagaaCTTTATATGATGCAAGTTGTGTGGACTAGGTTGATAGAATGATAGGTAGATTCATTCGTGTGAGTTATATATTGGATATTTTTCTGTATGGATGATAAATGAAATGTTATTTTCTGAATATAATCGAGttcatttagcaaaaaaaaaaaaaaatcaagtagaTGTACATGCACGGCTTTAAACCGTATTTCATGATCATGAAACCCCTAAAAAGCCATACCATGGTTTAAAAGCCGTTGGTTGACTCAACTATGTTCGAATTCACATGATCAAACTCATGTCGGTAGAAGTCGTCGCCTCGGTGGACCATTTAATTTCATCTTCTAACCAATATGTGAATGAAAGCTATGATGAATACTAGATTTTGGCTAAATATAAGACACCAATAACCttttataactaaataattataGATACGAGTATAATTTTCTCTTCAAGCGAATAGTCTAATACACATTGTTAGATAAGTTTAtctttataataattaattacataAAAAATACAATCAATAATTAACCGGAGAACAAAGTTGAGTAACTTGTAGTGTTTTTGGATAATTCAGAATGTTTgaaagtttatatataaatgataagGTTTTCAATGATAGAAACACATCTCCGTGTGATACCCATCAGCTCCCTTGAGAATCTACTTAACGAAGTTGCCTAAGACGAAGAAAACAGACTTTAcatagtttttaagtcttcgaatggatttttaaaaagaaacagcACAGGAGACGCAAAATAGAAACTCACATCAATTGGTTTGCATTGCAATTTGAACACCAGAAATAGCATGTGTTACATAGTCTTTAAGTGCTCGAATTGATTTTTAATGAACAAGGTGAATGCACTTGGTGTGGTTAAATGGCTCTAGCATGCATATCCCCACTTCATAATATAGACCAAAGAGGAGTTTCCTAGTTCAGATTGATCAAGTTGGAAATAAACTGTTCTAGTTCAAACTGCCTTTGCTATGAAGTCAGATATGAATTATCTGAGTCAGATATCAATATTGCTTATAATTTCTCtacttataaaattaaaacgtGCGAGATGAATTTAAAACCACAtgttaattttttatgtttatctttattttattttattttttgcattttactGTGAATTGATTTGTATTTGGCAAAATTATAATTTCATAACAATCAGAAAAGGCCCAAATTTATTTCGTTGTAAACCAAAGGTCCAAAGTTTATTCATAGACGGATTTTTGCAAACTGTAGATACATTATTGCCAATTGGGCTTAATCATAACTCTAACGGTATAAGAGACCGTTCTGAAACCCCCAGGCAACGGTGGCGGCGGTGCAGGGATAGTAATAAGATGGTGGAAAGGATTGAAAGGTTAGAAGCGGCGAAGAAGTATGTGGATAAGAGACAAATGAACCTGAGGGGATCATGATGTTCTTCGTTATATTATAGTTTTCAATCTGAATTTCATATCCGCCGCTCCCTTTATCTTTGCTTCTTACCACCgctttttttgttttcgttCTTCTCCGCCACCGACCTTGTGATGATCATATCTGAAGGTCCCAGAAAAATACAACAAGATTAAGCTAATTACAAACCTTTGATGTCTATTAGATTTCTCTCCTTTTATTTCAAATCTTTATCACAGCAATTTTCATAGAGGTTGAAAAGAAAATAGCATATTTTGTaaggaaaaaaatttaaatgaatatttaacaTGATTACCAAAAAGAATTGAATAAGTTGCATAATGTTGAGTATGTTCATGAAGCTTGTTCATCACAGTCTTTCAATCAATACACGATAAAGCCAAAATATAATGGCTAATTATATGCTCAGTTTTGCATAAATTTAAATGCTCTGTTTGATCCATTTAAATTATTCAACTCCAACAAATTTTATTGATCAGAACTGTATCGTGTACAAAGAATGGCCAACACGAATGCTAAAATAAGTAAgagaaaatttaataaaactagaCGACTTCAGTGTAAACAGATTGATCAACTTTTAGATCTTCTGGTTTCTTTCCAAAACTTTTAGGTCTTCTGTGGAGAAAGCAACGATACAGTCTTGTCTCTGATCTCTCTATCCAACCACCATGATTTTTTATTGGATTTGGACAAATTATCTGGCTTTGATCTGTACTTGTAATCCGTTTACATCTTCTAAGCTGACCAGAAAAAAAGGTTAAAGCCTTCTTTATGGGTTTAGGTAGTTTAGGGACTTTGATTAAGTGATCGtctttatacaaatatatttatgaACCAATTCTCGAACTACACAATCGTTCCTCACTTAAATGTTACTGGCAATCGTTCCCCACAGTTATGGTCCATTTAAATTCTTGTTTGATTATTAAACCAAAACAACTTTTATTGATTATAACTGAATGGTCTACacgtaaaaaaatatagagaatgGTCCAACACGAACTGTCTGAGACAGCAACAtggaaaaagaaataaaactagACCACTTCAGTGGAAGCACTTTGATTAGCTTCTAGGTCTTCCGGTGTCTTGTCACCCCATCTGTTCATAAACTTCAAAATCTCCTTCTTAGAAGCACTTTGATTAGCTTCTTGTAGGTCTTCCGATTTCTTCACAAACAAGCCACCCCATCTCTTCTTGAACTGCAAGATCTCCATCACAATTGCAAACGCTCCAATAGCACAGATGATAGCAGTGTATGCGATCTTCCATCCACTTCCAGGTTGCAATATAACAAACcctttgtatatgttgtacacGCTCAGCACAACCACCACGTATCCCATCGTGTGATGATACCAGTTCCAGTATGTTCTGTATTTATGGTCTTTACCCGGTCTTGCTTTGAGCGCAAGTATCTGCAAGAACCCTAAACAGAATATTAAAATCCCTATCACGGTATGCGCCGTACTTCTCATCCCGGTATGCCGTGCCATGTAGATCGCTGTTCCAAGACCTCCGAGAAGACCGGCTAAGTATCCGGTGAGCTGACAAACGACGTGTACGTAGAACCATGTGGGATCTAATGTTTCGTAGGTCTTCATGTAACGTGCAGCCATAACTCCAATAGGCATGAGAATCCCCCAACTCACTGTGTTGACCAATCCATGGATTCGCTTGACCAACAACATGTTTCCATTAACCGTTTTGGTCTCAGTCACTTGTCCGGAAAGCAAATCCAAAGTAGACATGGATTTGAGATGATCTCCACTCATAGCGTGCATCCCAAGTCTATCTCCTTCCTTCAACGGACCGTCTTGCCATAAGTGATTCACTACGGTTGTGTTAGGAGGCAGCACCATTGTTGCGAATATCGCCATCTCTCCATCAAGATACTCGGCGGATACTTGTGTTACACGAAAGCTAAGGGGAGACTCGTGAAGCATAGTAGCGTAGCTATTGATGTTTGAAGTATAAGCACGCATGACGCCAGATGTTGAGTTACGATAAGCCACGAGAGCTTGAGCGCCTAACATGCCTTTTTTGGTTGGGTTTATGGCCCAAGCGATCCAACTAGAAGACTCGAGATTGGCATGACGGTAAGCAACATCGAGAACTCCGGTTTCTCGAGCATAACTGAAGTGTAGGAACGAGTCTAACACCGGAAGATCCTTGCATGAACGATAATGTTTTCCGTTGTTGAAAATGTGAGATTCACATCGAGGCTGAAGTGTTTgatctgttgttgttgttgccgaCGTAAAGAGTGGAGACGACAAGAACAGAAAGCACATAACGACTAGAATGGCTCTTGAAGATAAAGACATGATGTTGATGATTTGCTTGGAGAACACGAAGcttaatgaatttttatgaAGGCAGAGTGAGTTGCACAAAGTAATAAGAGGCTTTGTTTTTTTCCGAGTAGTAGAAAGCTTTGCCCTATTGCTGCATATTTATAGAACTAGAGTTTCCATATTGTTGttgtaattttcctttttcttttatctCTATCTCTCTGGATGGATAACACGTTCATAGGTTTATGATCCTTTAATAAGCGTTTTGTTAATCAAATTAAAACTTTCCATATTACGCTATTCTCCCCTTTTGATCCTCTAAAGTTTATTATTGAAATTGGAAAACAATCTTGATCCTAGAACTTTACCAATCCTGAttcttaattttaaatatgaaggaactttcaaataaaatacaaatttcaGAATCCCggtattataaattatttataagcaAGATACTCGTATAGTATAAATAATACACAAAAATAATGTTAATGTCATCCAATAAAATTCGATGATAACAAAAGTCAAAACGaaatcattttgttttgtttatattgaCGTGGAATAGTGTCACAATGAAAAGCATCAAGTTCTTTTCCATCCAACTCGTAACTTTTctctaaattctaaatttttattagataTTGACTACTTTCATGCTGTAAAAAAGATTACTTTCATAACTAAAATATGTTTCTTCGATTATGTTCATTTTATCATTACCTATTAAATAATGCTTTTGATACAATATGTAAGTAATATAATACAGATCTTTTTTGAGGGGAAACTCCATCTAGTTTTTCTTAAACTAAAATTTCCACAAGACATGCTTGTTCTTTGAAAACATTTAATGTTAGTTATATTTGAACATATAACTGAGTaatactttgttttttttgttaaaaataatgctctatctattttaaaatatttgatgttttgattAAATGCACGAGAATTAACATATTCACTATCTAAAAAAtagcattaaaatataaaataaaattaattcaaccaattatcacaaaaactataaattagtcacacaattttcaataaaactaaaactaatataaaatatcatgTATTTTGTAATATCAAAAACTCTTCAAAACATTATCTATTTTGAAATTGAAAGAGTATTAAAAACAAggacaaattttgaaaattattccATTAATTTGAAATTtcgaatataaataaaatagaatagcaATATATTTCAAGGtgataacaattttaaaaatcttgaaattaagttcaaaaaaacaattttaaaaatcttataatatAAGCTAAAGTGTCGCCGAATATAAATTGATTTCTTTTAGGCGGTAAGGATATTCTAGACTCTCTCATGCGCCGTACcacttttagtttttgttttcactaaattaataaagataattattatagaattaaaatatttcagACCAGACCCAACCCATCTCCTACAACCATCTGTCTCTCGGTGTGTTTCTGtgatcctctctctctctctccacaaaCCTAAAATCTCGGGACTTTCGATCTCAGAGGAGGATCGAGAAAGAGAGGATTATCGATGATGACGATCGTATCGACGCTTCTCGAATCGAAGACGGCTAAATGCTATGCTCCGAGCTTCATCACCGTCAATCTCTGCCTTGCTCTTATCGATGGCGCTCTCGCTTTCATCGCATTCCTTCaggttctctctctcttcttctgattctaGGTCAATTTGATTCCAAAGGTTTTGTCTTTTTGCTGTTTTCCCTGGAAACTGGATTTGGTTTCTGAATGTTGGATTGTGTTGAGACCGTTTAGTTTTGGTCGGAAAGTGAAGCATTGTGTTCAATTTCGTATCTTTAAGACACGTTTGGATGTGTATTGAATTTTAGTAGCTGTGtctgttgttgttgctgatgatgatgatgtggtTTGACCTTTTAAGTTTCAGGTCAACTCTTTGAATGACTTGTAGCGTGTGTTTCTGtagaatgagagatttgattAGGAATCAGAATCAGATAGAAAGTAAAAATCTTAATCAGATTTGATTAAGATTAAGTGTTTTAGACATTGAATTTAATTAAAAGtcttattctttttttgttgttgttgatagaGACGTATATGCTGTTGATGTGGTTGACCTTTAAGTTTAAGGCCAACTCTTTAAATAACTAAGGGAGCTTGTAGTGTTTGTGTACAATGAGAGATCTTGATTCTTGGAATCAGAATCTGATTCGAATCCTCAGTAGAAAGTAGAAACCTTTCTTATCAAAAGTGCCATGAGTGTAGAATGTAGTGACATTGAAAGTGATAAAAAAGTCTTATTTTCTCTCTTTGTGTTTGGTTTGGGCTTATAAGATTCATCTGCTTTCAGTTAACTCGGTTTCACCGGCGGGATAAACGAGTTGGATGGACACGGCAAAAGGCAAAGTCTTCTGATCTACTTTTGTGTTGTAATGATATATTTTCTTGTTACTTGTCATGGTGTGTATCTGACATATCCATCAAATGTAAAACTGCAGGTGCTTCATCTTATGATTGGCTGTTCAAACACTGGTAAATATATCCTCAGTCCATTCATTGACATAGTTTTGTGGAGTGTGGAGAGACTATGAATAAGATCTCTCTACTCTATCTGTTGACAGGTTCTCTCATCTATTTCGTGGCTGCGGTTATAGCAACTTGCACAAGGTGGCATCATTGGTCCACCGCATTAGGTTTTCTGCTTATGGGTAAAAACTCCTCTTCtgtttacagtttttttttgtatttttttttctgttgatACAAATCCTTAAAGATCGAATTGTTACTTGCAGCGTTTCCAAAGATTCTGTTTCTTGCAACTTTCCTCCTGCTTCTCTCTTTCTGGTAAGTACATTGTCAATACTGTCTTTAAGTACAATCTAACCGTATTATGCAATGCTTGTTTACGGATAAGAGAtagattacttttttttttaatgttatagGGTAGATGTTTGCCATCAGGGAAATggagaggaggaggatgaggatGATGAGGAAAATAGTATCCAGCAAGGGTTGCTCGAGAAAAGCAAGAGCAAAGCAGGCTCTTCGAGTGCAAGTGACCGCAGAAAGTGTTGCTCTTTCCATGGGATTCATCTTGGGACCCGTCAGAAGTTTGTTGTTGCGGTATGAGTTAGTACCTTCGGTTTTGTGCATTAACCACCACTAGCCAAGTTCATCCGTTGATGTTTATCTTTTTGCTAGGCGGTTGTTCTTGTGTTCATCTTGATGATATCATTTGCAATCCTTATCTGGATTGCTTCCGGTGATAACTCTGCCGATCCTTCACTATTGGCTGAGGTATGTGTTTCTATTTACACGTTGATATTTCGTATAATGCTGTTCTTGTGTTGTTCTTATAAGTTCATTTCTTGTGTAGGTGTATGTAGATATTTTTGCTTCAATAGTGTTAATCACAGGAGGAGGAATATGCTTCTATGGTGAGTGCCATTACTTCTATTCTCTTCTCGTTattaatttgatcttatttatcTTGCCTCAATGAGACCATTAGGCTTGTGATCTAGTAGTGAGACCATTATATATGTTCTTTCTTGTTTCTCTAGGAATGCGTCTGCTCTTTAATCTAAGGAAGGTACGGTCTGAACAAGTTTCAGCAGAGATGAGAAAGGTAACTATTAATTCTTATTAGCTCCGGaagtttcttttgtttctgaaaACTTACATTGAGAACCATTTTTATAGGTATCAGGTTTAGCTGGTGTCTCAGTTGTATGCTTCACCGTGAGCTCTTTAATCGCTCTTCTCACACACATTCCGGTAAAGACCAAAAGTTTGCCTGTAAACCAAAATCTAACATTGTGTCAATATgctttaatcaaaaaaaaaaaaaaacttgtgatCTCAGCTCTTCTACCATTGGAACCCAAGTAAATTGCACGGTGTCAAGGCATTGGTTCTTCTGATCATATACTATTTCATAGGTAAAGTCTAACATCATTTAATTATCCTTTTGTTTTTTCTAAGACCTCAATGGTAGTATTATTGGTAAGAacggttttttttctttctctggaTAGGTTCGACAGTACCATTGGCTTTTGTTTTATGGGTTTTGAGGGAGTTACCTCCTCAAGAGATTGTGAGTAGACGAGAAGAACCAAGAAGAATCACTTATGTCAACTATGAAAGTGTTCCAAGGCACCCTCCTCAGCAGCAGTGGACTGCCACAACCGTTTCTAAGAATCAGGTAAAGCAGCAACTCTCTTGATCAACATCCAAACTAAGAAGTCATTTCAAGCCCACTAAATGAGAGGAACCAAACTGAAACATTCAAACATAACCAACACCCAAAACTAGTATATAACCAACCAAATGTTCACTCTTTTTTAAGTAGAGTTAACATATGTTTGGTTTTGGACTTGGTGGTGCAGGTTTCAAAGGCAAGTCCAATATGACCCGACCCCAAATAAACATATCATAGTGATTAGCCTAAAGTGAGAATGCGCCAATGTTCCTCCCTTGTTGTTACCGGGGGTAAAAAAAAACTCGTGAAGCTGCTTACTGGTCCTTAGGCCTAACAAGGTGTGTTGTGCTAGAAGGAAACGAAAGTGGAAACAAGCTCGTTTTCTTCTCCTCACTCTCTCTGCGTCGCCTTGGAAGAAAACAGTTTGTTTATAAAGATAGAATGGAGGTTGAATCTGTGGAAGCTTTGTAAATATTCTTTGATTGCATGTTTTTTTTAGTGTTAGTTGCACTTGCATGATGTGTTGTGGATACATATCTTACTTCTTTTTGGTTAACGTGtctctcaagtttcttatacaAACGTTTGTGAGGCTGTGGCATTGACAAATCAGGTAAAAGCAAATGAAACTATCCTAAAGTAACCGTTGTGACATTTTTGGATAGTTGTGATAAGAGTTTCCTCTGTTTTCGTCTTCTCTCCACTGTCACCTTCCTTGCTAAGTAAAATAATGTAGAAAGGTTCGTACTATGCCCCCAAGAGAAAAGCAAAAAAAGCTAAGACGGAGAAAAAGCAACACTAAGAAAACCCTTTTTTGCTTCTTTGTCgatctcttttcttttgtgtTGTTTGTTTCCTATAAAGTGACCACGAAGGGagttaaatgttaaaatatGTACATGGTTATGTAAATGAGCGTCATGTTCTTGATGAGAACAATTGTCGCTGTTGTTTTTATCAGATAAGGCAAGTACTGAGGTCACAAGACTCACAGAGCGTATGAGAAGATAACGGGACTTGTTGTCATGTTTGCACCAATCGCTGTTCTGTCTTTCTTCCTCCCCTCATTGTTTCTGAGTATCATGCTCGTCTTCTTTTAAATCAAGCTTTTAGCAGAGGCCTTACAAGACAAAACAGCCTCTTCTTACAAGTAAcccaaaaacatgttttctggTTGCTTCCTCTGAACGGTGTCGGTTACGGTAGTTCAATAGAAGCCTATAAGGTATGGGACTTAGACACCTCGCTCTCATGATCACTCATGCGTTGTACTGATCACCATGATTTTGACATATGGTCTTTAATAATATACAATATTGATCTCTTTTGGTCTtggttcatattttttttacaataattGCGGTGGAAAGCCgattaaaaataatgtattgACCCTCAATTCTTGATGCA is part of the Brassica rapa cultivar Chiifu-401-42 chromosome A09, CAAS_Brap_v3.01, whole genome shotgun sequence genome and harbors:
- the LOC103841770 gene encoding tobamovirus multiplication protein 1; translation: MMTIVSTLLESKTAKCYAPSFITVNLCLALIDGALAFIAFLQLTRFHRRDKRVGWTRQKVLHLMIGCSNTGSLIYFVAAVIATCTRWHHWSTALGFLLMAFPKILFLATFLLLLSFWVDVCHQGNGEEEDEDDEENSIQQGLLEKSKSKAGSSSASDRRKCCSFHGIHLGTRQKFVVAAVVLVFILMISFAILIWIASGDNSADPSLLAEVYVDIFASIVLITGGGICFYGMRLLFNLRKVRSEQVSAEMRKVSGLAGVSVVCFTVSSLIALLTHIPLFYHWNPSKLHGVKALVLLIIYYFIGSTVPLAFVLWVLRELPPQEIVSRREEPRRITYVNYESVPRHPPQQQWTATTVSKNQVSKASPI
- the LOC103841768 gene encoding cytochrome b561 and DOMON domain-containing protein At3g59070, which produces MSLSSRAILVVMCFLFLSSPLFTSATTTTDQTLQPRCESHIFNNGKHYRSCKDLPVLDSFLHFSYARETGVLDVAYRHANLESSSWIAWAINPTKKGMLGAQALVAYRNSTSGVMRAYTSNINSYATMLHESPLSFRVTQVSAEYLDGEMAIFATMVLPPNTTVVNHLWQDGPLKEGDRLGMHAMSGDHLKSMSTLDLLSGQVTETKTVNGNMLLVKRIHGLVNTVSWGILMPIGVMAARYMKTYETLDPTWFYVHVVCQLTGYLAGLLGGLGTAIYMARHTGMRSTAHTVIGILIFCLGFLQILALKARPGKDHKYRTYWNWYHHTMGYVVVVLSVYNIYKGFVILQPGSGWKIAYTAIICAIGAFAIVMEILQFKKRWGGLFVKKSEDLQEANQSASKKEILKFMNRWGDKTPEDLEANQSASTEVV